Proteins from a single region of Enoplosus armatus isolate fEnoArm2 chromosome 6, fEnoArm2.hap1, whole genome shotgun sequence:
- the lactb gene encoding serine beta-lactamase-like protein LACTB, mitochondrial, with protein MSRLFVSNRFCAKCTLLAARESPVLTPRAGARVKPQQSDKRSVFIQQQRRYVGGSNTAFFKHRSKSRSWICGVGVGLALAVGLKYRSDTANSSCDDKVIEAQRTDRYSDAIKVSRDLVERIKVGTEAEVGAPGLVVGVSVDGIQVWREGVGYADLENRVPCSPETVMRIASISKPLTSAAAARLCEEGKIDLDVPVQKYVPEFPQKQFDGEDVTITPRMILSHLSGIRHYEKDAKKVKEDKEKAKRLLKPPVKEKEDEKSSSENKDKSATEQNTKGKAGTPAQKKKEFEHEEYYLKDNFESVTQALDLFKDDPLIFKPGTTFLYSTHAFTLLSAVVEQAAGQRFLDLMMNMFRELGMLNTVPDENDPIIYHRSRFYHLNKRGRVVNCPYVDNSYKWAGGGFLSTVGDLLLFGNALLYSYQVAHLKDTEGLLPGFLKPKTAIDLWAAVDRTEASWDKDGLYAQGWLVVEQLQKYGQCRKRRHYVSHTGGAVGASSVLLVLPSDEIDQHQGQTPLLPQGVVVTIITNIQSVGLNSTALKIAHEFDKARSL; from the exons ATGTCACGATTGTTTGTGTCAAACCGTTTTTGCGCCAAATGTACCCTACTAGCAGCGCGAGAGTCTCCTGTGTTGACACCGCGAGCCGGAGCGCGAGTCAAGCCGCAGCAGTCAGACAAGCGGAGTGTTTTTATTCAGCAGCAGAGGCGATATGTCGGAGGGTCAAACACAGCGTTTTTTAAACACAGGTCAAAGTCCAGGAGTTGGATATGTGGGGTTGGTGTGGGGCTCGCTTTAGCTGTCGGACTGAAATACCGCTCTGACACAGCCAACAGTTCCTGTGATGATAAAGTGATAGAAGCGCAGAGGACTGATCGATACAGCGATGCCATCAAAGTTAGCAGGGACCTAGTGGAGCGGATAAAGGTAGGCACAGAG gCTGAGGTCGGGGCTCCAGGGCTGGTGGTTGGGGTCTCTGTGGATGGTATCCAAGTCTGGCGTGAAG GGGTCGGTTACGCTGATTTGGAGAATCGTGTGCCATGCAGCCCAGAAACAGTGATGCGAATCGCCAGCATCAGTAAGCCCctcacatctgctgctgctgcacgaCTGTGTGAGGAGGGGAAAATAGATCTTGATGTCCCAGTCCAGAAATATGTCCCCGAATTTCCCCAGAAACAATTTGATGGAGAGGAT GTCACAATAACCCCTCGTATGATTCTGTCCCACCTGAGTGGTATACGGCATTATGAGAAGGATGCAAAGAAAGTgaaggaggacaaggagaaaGCGAAGCGACTTTTAAAGCCaccagtgaaagagaaagaggatgaaaaGAGCTCATCTGAAAACAAAGATAAATCCGCAACAGAACAGAACACTAAAGGCAAAGCAGGCACTCCTGctcagaagaagaaagagtttGAGCACGAGGAATACTACTTAAAGGACAACTTTGAAAGTGTCACTCAGGCCCTGGACCTCTTCAAGGACGACCCACTCATTTTCAAACCTG GCACCACTTTTCTGTACTCCACCCACGCCTTTACTCTGCTTAGTGCTGTTGTGGAGCAAGCAGCCGGACAGCGCTTCCTGGATCTCATGATGAACATGTTCCGTGAGCTGGGAATGCTCAATACTGTGCCCGATGAGAATGACCCAATTATTTACCACCGCTCCAG ATTTTATCATCTCAATAAGAGAGGACGTGTTGTGAACTGCCCATATGTAGACAACTCCTACAAGTGGGCAGGAGGCGGCTTCCTCTCCACTGTGGGTGACCTGCTGCTGTTCGGTAACGCTCTACTCTACAGCTACCAGGTGGCCCACCTGAAGGACACTGAGGGCTTGCTCCCTGGCTTCCTCAAACCCAAAACTGCCATAGATCTGTGGGCAGCAGTTGACAGGACAGAGGCCAGCTGGGATAAGGACGGACTGTATGCTCAAGGCTGGCTGGTAGTGGAGCAGCTACAGAAATATGGCCAATGCAGGAAGCGCAGGCACTACGTGTCGCACACAGGAGGCGCTGTGGGGGCTAGCAGTGTCCTCTTGGTGTTACCCAGTGATGAGATAGACCAGCACCAAGGTcagacccccctcctcccacaggGAGTGGTGGTCACTATCATCACTAACATACAGTCCGTGGGACTCAACAGCACAGCACTGAAAATTGCGCACGAGTTTGACAAAGCCAGAAGCCTAtaa